The following proteins are co-located in the uncultured Tolumonas sp. genome:
- the aceE gene encoding pyruvate dehydrogenase (acetyl-transferring), homodimeric type, whose protein sequence is MSSELLKHDVDPVETQEWLAALNSLLREEGPERAQYILDQLSSAASKAGLTAAASAGGSVLTDYINTIATSDQPAYPGKLDLEQRIRAIIRWNAVMIVLRASKKGLDLGGHMSSFASSATIYDVCFNHFFRARNEKDGGDLVYFQGHISPGVYARAFVEGRLTADQLDNFRQEVDGKGIPSYPHPKLMPEFWQFPTVSMGLGPIGAIYQARFLKYLTNRGIKDCSEQKVYAFLGDGEMDEPESKGAITVAVREKLDNLIFVINCNLQRLDGPVIGNGKVINELEGIFGGAGWNVIKSLWGTKWDELLAKDTSGKLIQLMNETLDGDYQTFKSKDGAYVRKHFFGKYPETAALVADWTDDQIFALKRGGHDPIKLFAAFQKATQANGKPTVILAKTVKGYGMGDAAEGKNIAHQVKKMELDSVRHMRDRFHVPVSDEQIDDLPYLTLEEGSEEYKYLHERRQALKGYVPTRLPQTTVKLDIPELSAFDALLGEQAREVSTTMAFVRSLNVLLKDKSVGQRIVPILADEARTFGMEGLFRQIGIYSPHGQQYTPQDKEIVSYYKEDQKGQILQDGINELGAMSSWLAAATSYSTNDCPMIPFYIYYSMFGFQRIGDMAWAAGDQQARGFLLGATSGRTTLNGEGLQHEDGHSHILAGTIPNCVSYDPSFVYEVAVIIQDGMRRMYGDKPENIYYYITTLNENYQHPAMPAGAEEGIRKGIYKLESNAGAKGQVQLMGCGSILNYVRRAGKILADEYGIGSDVYSVTSFNELARDGQNADRYNMLHPEGEQQVPYIAQVMGSAPAIAATDYMKSYADQVRSFVPASSYRVLGTDGFGRSDSRENLRRHFEVNEAYIVVAALTELAKQGTVEKKVVAEAIAKFGIDADKMNPLYA, encoded by the coding sequence ATGTCGTCTGAACTCCTTAAACATGATGTGGACCCGGTAGAAACTCAAGAGTGGCTTGCTGCTCTGAACTCTCTGCTGCGGGAAGAAGGTCCGGAACGTGCTCAATACATTTTGGATCAGCTATCATCTGCCGCGAGCAAAGCAGGTTTAACTGCTGCAGCCTCTGCCGGTGGTTCAGTACTTACTGATTACATCAACACCATCGCTACCAGCGATCAGCCAGCTTATCCGGGTAAACTGGATCTGGAACAACGTATCCGTGCGATTATTCGCTGGAATGCCGTGATGATCGTATTGCGTGCATCGAAGAAAGGCTTGGATCTGGGCGGACATATGTCCTCTTTTGCCTCTTCTGCCACTATTTACGATGTGTGCTTCAACCATTTCTTCCGTGCGCGTAACGAGAAAGACGGTGGCGATTTAGTTTACTTCCAAGGTCACATCTCTCCGGGCGTATATGCCCGTGCATTCGTTGAAGGTCGTCTGACAGCTGATCAGCTGGATAACTTCCGTCAGGAAGTGGATGGCAAAGGTATTCCTTCTTATCCGCATCCAAAACTGATGCCGGAGTTCTGGCAGTTCCCGACCGTATCTATGGGTTTAGGCCCAATCGGTGCGATCTATCAGGCGCGTTTCCTGAAATATCTGACCAACCGTGGCATCAAAGATTGCTCTGAACAGAAAGTGTACGCTTTCTTGGGCGATGGTGAGATGGATGAGCCTGAATCTAAAGGCGCTATCACCGTTGCGGTGCGTGAGAAGTTAGATAACCTGATTTTTGTGATCAACTGTAACCTGCAACGTCTGGATGGCCCGGTTATCGGTAACGGTAAAGTTATCAACGAACTGGAAGGCATCTTCGGTGGCGCAGGCTGGAATGTGATCAAATCTCTGTGGGGCACCAAGTGGGATGAGCTGCTGGCGAAAGATACTTCCGGCAAGCTGATCCAACTGATGAACGAAACACTGGATGGCGATTACCAGACCTTCAAATCCAAAGATGGTGCTTATGTTCGTAAACACTTCTTCGGAAAATACCCAGAAACTGCTGCGCTGGTGGCTGATTGGACTGATGATCAGATCTTCGCACTGAAACGTGGCGGTCATGACCCAATCAAACTGTTTGCTGCGTTCCAAAAAGCAACACAAGCAAACGGCAAACCAACCGTGATCCTAGCGAAAACCGTTAAAGGTTATGGCATGGGTGATGCCGCGGAAGGTAAAAACATTGCGCACCAAGTTAAAAAGATGGAACTGGATTCAGTTCGTCATATGCGTGATCGTTTCCATGTTCCAGTATCCGATGAACAGATCGACGATCTGCCATATCTGACCTTGGAAGAAGGCTCTGAAGAGTACAAATACCTGCACGAACGTCGTCAGGCACTGAAAGGTTATGTGCCAACTCGTCTGCCACAGACTACGGTGAAACTCGATATTCCTGAGCTGTCAGCATTTGATGCATTGCTGGGCGAACAGGCGCGTGAAGTGTCAACCACTATGGCATTCGTGCGTAGCTTGAACGTGCTGCTGAAAGACAAGTCTGTTGGTCAACGTATCGTGCCAATTCTGGCTGACGAAGCGCGTACTTTCGGTATGGAAGGTCTGTTCCGTCAGATCGGTATTTACAGCCCGCACGGTCAGCAATACACCCCGCAAGACAAAGAGATCGTCTCTTATTACAAGGAAGACCAGAAAGGTCAGATCCTGCAAGACGGTATCAACGAACTGGGTGCAATGTCTTCCTGGTTAGCGGCTGCGACTTCGTACAGCACGAATGATTGCCCAATGATTCCGTTCTACATCTACTATTCGATGTTCGGTTTCCAACGTATCGGCGATATGGCATGGGCCGCTGGTGACCAGCAAGCACGTGGCTTCCTGTTGGGCGCGACCTCTGGCCGTACCACACTGAACGGTGAAGGTCTGCAGCACGAAGATGGCCATAGCCATATTCTGGCTGGCACCATCCCGAATTGCGTGAGCTATGACCCATCATTCGTGTATGAAGTGGCGGTGATCATTCAAGACGGTATGCGTCGTATGTACGGCGATAAACCAGAGAATATCTACTACTACATCACTACCCTGAACGAAAACTATCAGCACCCGGCCATGCCTGCTGGCGCTGAAGAAGGTATCCGTAAAGGTATCTACAAACTGGAATCTAACGCCGGTGCGAAAGGTCAGGTTCAGCTGATGGGTTGTGGTTCAATTCTGAACTACGTGCGTCGTGCCGGTAAGATTTTGGCGGACGAATACGGTATCGGTTCTGATGTGTACAGCGTAACCAGCTTCAACGAACTGGCGCGTGATGGTCAGAATGCTGATCGTTACAACATGCTGCATCCGGAAGGCGAACAGCAAGTGCCTTACATCGCTCAGGTGATGGGTTCTGCACCAGCTATCGCTGCGACCGACTACATGAAGTCTTACGCTGATCAGGTTCGTAGTTTTGTTCCTGCCAGCAGCTATCGTGTTCTGGGTACAGATGGTTTCGGTCGTTCAGACAGCCGCGAAAACCTGCGTCGTCACTTCGAAGTGAACGAAGCCTACATCGTTGTAGCTGCACTGACTGAATTGGCTAAGCAAGGTACCGTTGAGAAGAAAGTAGTGGCAGAAGCCATTGCGAAATTCGGTATCGATGCTGACAAGATGAATCCGCTGTACGCGTAA
- the aceF gene encoding pyruvate dehydrogenase complex dihydrolipoyllysine-residue acetyltransferase, which yields MSKDIFVPDIGGDEVAVTEILVKVGDKVEADQSLLTVEGDKASMEVPAPEAGIVKEIKIALGDKVSTGSLIMVFEAANAAESAAVAAAPVQAAAPVAATPAAAAQLEVNVPDIGGDEVAVTEILVKVGDTVDADQSLLTVEGDKASMEVPAPFAGVVKEIKVALGDKVSTGSLIMVFEVAGAAPAAAPVAAAAAPVAAAPAVAAVKEVNVPDIGGDEVAVTEILVKVGDSVDADQSLITVEGDKASMEVPAPFAGVVKALKIAVGDKVKTGSLIMEFEVAGAAPVAPVAAAPAAAPAPAKAAAAKAEEKGEFVASEAYVHATPAIRRLAREFGVNLANVKGSGRKGRIQKEDVQNYVKEALKRAAAAPVAGSGAGLGVLPWPKVDFAKFGDIEEVPLTRIQKISGPNLHRNWVMIPHVTQFDEADIGELEAFRKEQNIIADKQQLGFKITPLVFILKAAAKALEAHPRFCSSLSEDGSTLIMKKYIHIGVAVDTPNGLVVPVVRDVNKKGIYELSKDLAEISKKARAGKLTGADMQGGCFTISSLGGIGGTQFTPIVNAPEVAILGVSKSDMKPKWNGKEFVPQLTLPLALSYDHRVIDGADGARFITTLTGVLSDIRRLVL from the coding sequence ATGTCTAAAGACATTTTTGTGCCGGATATCGGTGGTGATGAAGTTGCCGTGACTGAAATTCTGGTCAAAGTAGGTGACAAGGTTGAAGCTGACCAATCCCTGCTGACAGTAGAAGGTGATAAAGCCTCTATGGAAGTACCTGCGCCAGAAGCGGGTATCGTTAAAGAGATCAAAATTGCATTAGGTGACAAGGTTTCTACCGGTTCCCTGATCATGGTATTTGAAGCTGCCAATGCGGCAGAGAGTGCAGCGGTAGCTGCTGCACCAGTGCAAGCCGCTGCGCCAGTTGCAGCTACCCCTGCGGCAGCCGCACAGCTGGAAGTCAACGTACCGGATATCGGCGGTGACGAAGTGGCGGTGACTGAAATTTTGGTTAAAGTTGGCGACACCGTTGATGCTGACCAATCACTGCTGACCGTGGAAGGCGATAAAGCCTCTATGGAAGTGCCGGCACCGTTTGCGGGTGTGGTGAAAGAAATCAAAGTGGCGCTGGGTGACAAAGTTTCTACCGGTTCTTTGATCATGGTGTTTGAAGTAGCGGGTGCAGCACCTGCTGCTGCGCCAGTGGCAGCGGCGGCAGCGCCTGTTGCGGCGGCACCAGCGGTTGCTGCTGTCAAAGAAGTGAACGTACCAGACATCGGCGGTGACGAAGTTGCTGTGACTGAAATTCTGGTCAAAGTGGGTGACAGCGTTGATGCTGATCAATCACTGATCACTGTGGAAGGCGACAAAGCCTCTATGGAAGTGCCAGCTCCGTTTGCGGGCGTGGTGAAAGCGCTGAAAATTGCCGTCGGTGACAAGGTAAAAACCGGTTCACTGATCATGGAATTTGAAGTGGCGGGCGCAGCACCTGTAGCACCGGTTGCCGCTGCACCTGCTGCGGCTCCGGCGCCAGCCAAAGCGGCGGCTGCGAAAGCGGAAGAAAAAGGCGAGTTTGTTGCCAGTGAAGCTTATGTGCATGCGACTCCGGCGATCCGTCGTCTGGCGCGTGAATTTGGCGTGAATCTGGCCAACGTCAAAGGATCTGGCCGTAAAGGTCGTATCCAAAAAGAAGACGTGCAGAACTATGTGAAAGAAGCGCTGAAACGTGCGGCTGCTGCACCAGTTGCTGGTTCAGGCGCGGGTCTGGGCGTGCTGCCATGGCCGAAAGTTGATTTCGCGAAATTTGGCGATATCGAAGAAGTGCCGTTGACGCGTATCCAGAAGATCTCTGGCCCGAACTTGCACCGTAACTGGGTGATGATCCCGCATGTTACTCAGTTCGACGAAGCCGATATCGGTGAGCTGGAAGCGTTCCGTAAAGAACAGAATATCATTGCTGACAAACAGCAACTGGGCTTCAAGATCACCCCACTGGTATTCATCCTGAAAGCGGCTGCCAAAGCGCTGGAAGCACACCCACGTTTCTGCAGCTCACTGTCAGAAGACGGTTCTACGCTGATCATGAAAAAATACATCCACATCGGTGTGGCGGTTGATACGCCAAACGGTCTGGTTGTACCGGTCGTTCGTGATGTGAACAAGAAAGGCATCTATGAACTGTCGAAAGATCTGGCTGAAATCTCGAAGAAAGCCCGTGCCGGTAAACTGACTGGTGCCGACATGCAGGGCGGCTGCTTCACTATCTCCAGCTTGGGTGGTATCGGTGGCACGCAGTTCACACCAATCGTGAACGCGCCAGAAGTGGCGATCCTGGGTGTCTCTAAATCAGATATGAAGCCGAAGTGGAACGGTAAAGAATTCGTACCACAACTGACGTTGCCACTGGCACTGTCTTATGACCACCGTGTCATCGATGGCGCTGATGGTGCGCGTTTCATTACGACACTGACTGGTGTGCTGTCCGACATTCGTCGTTTAGTGCTGTAA
- the lpdA gene encoding dihydrolipoyl dehydrogenase: protein MSNEIKTQVVVIGAGPAGYSAAFRSSDLGLDTVLIERFGTLGGVCLNVGCIPSKALLHVAKVIEEAKALAEHGIVFGEPQTDINKIRLWKEKVVTKLTGGLAGMAKQRKVPVVNGLAKFTGPNSIDVTAADGSVTTIKFDNAIIAAGSRPVKLPFIPHNDPRVWDSTDALELKEVPGKLLVLGGGIIGLEMGTVYSALGAEIDVVEFADQLVPAADKDVVKVYTKRVEQKFNLMLETKVTAVEAKKDGLYVSFEGKQAPVEPVRYDSVLVAVGRVPNGKNLDAEKAGIVVTDRGFIEVDKQLRTNVPHIFAIGDIVGQPMLAHKGVHEGHVAAEVIAGKKHYFDPKVIPSIAYTEPEIAWVGLTEKEAKAKGINYETATFPWAASGRAIASDCADGMTKLIFDKATHRVIGGAIVGTNGGELLGEIGLAIEMGADAEDIALTIHAHPTLHESVGLAAEVYEGSITDLPNAKAKKR from the coding sequence ATGAGTAATGAAATCAAAACTCAGGTTGTGGTGATTGGTGCGGGCCCAGCTGGTTATTCTGCTGCATTCCGTTCTTCTGATCTGGGATTAGACACTGTTCTGATTGAACGTTTCGGTACCCTGGGTGGTGTGTGTTTGAACGTGGGTTGTATCCCATCTAAAGCACTGCTGCACGTAGCAAAAGTGATCGAAGAAGCAAAAGCACTGGCTGAGCACGGTATCGTTTTCGGTGAACCACAAACTGACATCAACAAGATCCGTCTGTGGAAAGAAAAAGTTGTTACCAAGCTGACTGGCGGTCTGGCTGGTATGGCCAAACAGCGTAAAGTGCCGGTGGTGAATGGTCTGGCTAAATTTACTGGCCCGAACAGCATCGACGTGACTGCCGCTGATGGCTCTGTAACGACCATCAAGTTTGATAACGCGATCATCGCGGCGGGTTCTCGCCCAGTTAAACTGCCATTTATTCCACACAACGATCCACGTGTTTGGGACTCTACCGATGCGCTGGAACTGAAAGAAGTACCGGGCAAATTGCTGGTGCTGGGTGGCGGTATCATCGGTCTGGAAATGGGTACTGTGTACTCAGCGCTGGGTGCTGAAATCGACGTGGTTGAATTTGCTGATCAGCTGGTTCCTGCCGCTGACAAAGACGTGGTGAAGGTTTACACCAAACGCGTTGAGCAGAAATTCAACCTGATGCTGGAAACCAAAGTCACGGCGGTTGAAGCGAAGAAAGACGGCCTGTATGTCTCGTTTGAAGGCAAACAAGCACCGGTGGAACCAGTTCGTTACGACAGCGTGTTGGTTGCGGTAGGTCGTGTGCCGAACGGTAAAAACCTCGATGCCGAAAAAGCAGGCATTGTGGTGACTGACCGTGGTTTCATTGAAGTTGACAAGCAATTGCGCACCAACGTGCCGCACATTTTTGCTATCGGCGACATCGTGGGTCAGCCAATGCTGGCACATAAAGGTGTGCATGAAGGCCACGTGGCTGCCGAAGTTATTGCTGGCAAGAAACACTACTTTGATCCGAAAGTTATTCCTTCTATCGCCTATACTGAACCTGAAATTGCATGGGTTGGTTTGACCGAGAAAGAAGCGAAAGCCAAAGGCATCAACTATGAAACAGCCACTTTCCCATGGGCTGCTTCAGGTCGTGCGATTGCCTCTGACTGCGCGGACGGTATGACTAAACTGATTTTCGACAAGGCAACTCACCGTGTGATCGGTGGTGCGATTGTCGGCACCAACGGTGGTGAACTGTTGGGCGAAATCGGTCTGGCGATTGAGATGGGTGCCGATGCGGAAGATATCGCATTGACCATTCATGCTCACCCAACGCTGCACGAATCAGTGGGTCTGGCTGCCGAAGTGTATGAAGGGTCTATCACTGACCTGCCAAACGCGAAAGCCAAAAAGCGTTGA
- a CDS encoding pseudouridine synthase — MQISSHSTTPLIPASTFVLPYQGSWPTVLDCLCDNFPNISRENWLGRFERKLVLDSHQTPIHHDLPYRAGLRIYYYREIVGEKIIPFQETILYQDEHILVADKPHFLPVTPTGDYVTQTLQTRLMARLNNVELQPLHRLDRHTAGLVLFSVQKKTRAVYQALFREQQISKRYEAIAPALPQLSFPHSRSTRIVPGEQFFLSQEVVGVPNSHTIIDVIEQRGEWCRYQLDPVSGKKHQLRLHMANLGAPICNDPFYPVVDNDAVDDYAKPLQLLAKALTFTDPLRGVPHHFQSEQSLSWNVI; from the coding sequence ATGCAGATCAGCTCACACTCCACCACACCGCTTATTCCGGCCAGTACCTTTGTGCTGCCATATCAAGGCTCATGGCCAACTGTTTTAGATTGTCTGTGTGATAATTTTCCCAATATCAGCCGTGAAAACTGGCTTGGTCGTTTTGAGCGAAAGCTCGTGTTAGATAGTCACCAAACCCCCATTCATCACGATCTTCCTTATCGCGCTGGCTTGCGTATTTATTACTATCGCGAGATTGTGGGTGAAAAAATCATTCCCTTTCAAGAAACCATCTTGTATCAAGATGAGCACATTTTGGTAGCCGATAAACCGCACTTTTTGCCTGTGACGCCAACCGGCGATTACGTTACGCAAACCTTACAAACGCGCTTGATGGCGCGTCTGAATAATGTGGAATTGCAGCCGCTGCATCGTCTTGATCGCCATACCGCCGGTCTGGTGCTGTTTTCGGTGCAAAAGAAAACGCGCGCTGTTTATCAGGCACTGTTTCGTGAGCAGCAAATTAGCAAACGTTATGAGGCAATAGCGCCGGCGTTACCACAGCTGAGTTTTCCGCACAGCCGTTCCACACGCATTGTGCCGGGCGAGCAGTTTTTTTTGTCGCAGGAAGTGGTGGGCGTACCTAACTCGCACACCATTATTGATGTGATAGAACAGCGTGGTGAGTGGTGTCGCTATCAGCTTGATCCGGTATCCGGCAAAAAACATCAGTTGCGATTACACATGGCAAATCTGGGGGCGCCTATTTGTAACGACCCGTTTTACCCAGTGGTGGATAACGATGCCGTAGACGACTATGCGAAACCGCTGCAATTGCTGGCGAAAGCGCTGACGTTTACCGACCCGTTACGTGGTGTGCCGCACCATTTTCAAAGCGAGCAGTCATTAAGTTGGAATGTAATCTAA
- a CDS encoding NAD(P)-dependent oxidoreductase, producing the protein MMNISNVAFIGLGVMGSPMAGYLQNKGFNTTVYNRTHSKAEAWQAKYHGAIAATPKQAATDADIVFICVGNDNDVRSVCYGEDGILAGLKPGAIVIDHTTASATLAHELENACHKQGNHFMDCPVSGGQSGAEKGCLTIMCGGDEQTFALAKPVMDSYARQIQLVGRCGAGQRCKMVNQICIAGVLQGLSEGLLLAETVGLDIHQVVETLKFGAAGSWQMENRAETMAQNKFSFGFAIDWMRKDLGICLEEAARQHIELPLTKQVDERYAKLQEEGCGRLDTSALILSLKK; encoded by the coding sequence ATGATGAACATAAGCAACGTAGCCTTTATTGGTTTAGGCGTAATGGGCTCCCCAATGGCGGGATACCTGCAAAATAAAGGCTTTAACACCACAGTTTATAACCGCACACACAGTAAAGCCGAAGCCTGGCAAGCAAAGTATCATGGCGCCATTGCCGCAACACCTAAGCAGGCGGCTACCGATGCCGACATCGTGTTTATCTGTGTCGGCAACGATAACGATGTGCGCAGTGTTTGTTACGGAGAAGATGGAATTTTAGCTGGCTTAAAACCCGGTGCCATCGTCATTGACCACACCACCGCCTCGGCCACCTTAGCGCATGAATTGGAAAATGCCTGTCATAAACAAGGTAATCATTTTATGGATTGCCCAGTATCTGGCGGGCAGAGCGGCGCTGAAAAAGGCTGCCTGACCATCATGTGTGGTGGCGATGAACAAACCTTTGCTTTAGCTAAACCGGTGATGGATTCCTATGCCCGCCAGATCCAACTGGTCGGCCGGTGTGGTGCCGGGCAACGCTGCAAAATGGTTAACCAGATCTGCATCGCCGGCGTGTTACAAGGTTTAAGCGAAGGGCTGTTACTGGCCGAAACCGTAGGGCTCGACATTCACCAAGTGGTCGAAACCCTGAAATTCGGTGCTGCGGGTTCGTGGCAGATGGAAAACCGTGCCGAAACCATGGCACAAAACAAATTCAGTTTTGGCTTTGCTATCGACTGGATGCGCAAAGATTTAGGCATCTGTCTGGAAGAAGCTGCCCGCCAGCATATTGAACTGCCACTGACCAAGCAGGTAGATGAACGCTATGCCAAACTGCAGGAAGAAGGTTGTGGCCGGCTAGATACCTCCGCGTTGATCTTATCGCTGAAAAAATAA
- a CDS encoding PLP-dependent aminotransferase family protein: MSAPKYLAIVKKIEELIRSGQFPEGSQLPTHRELAQQWATTPITVAKAYKELAEKKLIESFVGRGSFVSNHSQLSDVIRAETSEQERNLSILQPCIHQHADRLNQVFSQILTHGNDVLYGYVEHTGLAQHRAMGAKWARQYGLKVDNDNEVVLASGAQHALTTLIQLYTQPDDTIAVEALTYPGILSIANLLGRKVVSVTMDEQGMLPQALNDLCQSTQVAMVIVVPSHQNPTAATMPVERRQQLAAVVNQHQLWLVEDDIYGFLNPTPIAAICNFAPLHGFHITSLSKAISPGLRCGYIKAPAAESERLAAFIRSTLWLPSPITFAAAAVLIYTGEAFRIAKEQRQIAINRQRLAAQYLAEFIFFHQPDSYHLWLVLPEHWQADAFTLVAKNRGILVSSASYFKVDPLAVTPNAIRLSLMAIEDESVFITTLMQLVEILKNERGLICIHS; encoded by the coding sequence ATGAGCGCGCCAAAATATTTAGCCATTGTTAAAAAGATAGAAGAATTGATCCGTTCCGGCCAGTTTCCGGAAGGCAGTCAGTTACCAACGCATCGTGAATTAGCACAACAATGGGCGACGACACCGATCACGGTGGCGAAAGCCTATAAAGAACTGGCGGAAAAAAAGCTGATTGAATCGTTTGTCGGACGGGGCAGTTTTGTCAGTAATCACAGCCAGCTGTCAGATGTCATTCGCGCAGAAACCAGTGAACAAGAACGCAATCTGTCTATTCTGCAACCCTGTATTCATCAGCATGCTGACCGCTTAAATCAGGTGTTTTCACAGATCCTGACGCACGGTAACGATGTGTTATATGGTTATGTCGAGCACACTGGCTTGGCGCAACATCGGGCCATGGGGGCAAAATGGGCGCGTCAATATGGTCTGAAAGTCGATAACGACAATGAGGTGGTGTTAGCCAGTGGTGCGCAACATGCACTGACTACGTTGATCCAGCTATACACTCAGCCGGATGACACCATCGCAGTTGAGGCTCTGACGTATCCCGGCATTTTGTCGATCGCGAATTTATTGGGGCGGAAAGTGGTTTCTGTCACGATGGATGAGCAGGGCATGCTGCCACAAGCACTTAATGACCTATGTCAGAGCACCCAAGTCGCGATGGTGATTGTCGTGCCATCACATCAAAACCCAACTGCAGCGACAATGCCAGTGGAACGCCGACAACAACTGGCCGCAGTCGTTAATCAGCATCAGCTGTGGTTGGTGGAAGATGATATTTATGGATTTTTAAATCCAACCCCGATTGCGGCGATCTGTAATTTCGCACCATTACATGGTTTTCATATCACCAGCCTGTCAAAAGCCATCAGCCCCGGTCTGCGTTGCGGTTATATCAAAGCACCAGCGGCGGAAAGTGAACGCTTAGCGGCATTTATTCGCTCCACATTGTGGTTGCCATCGCCGATCACGTTTGCGGCGGCAGCTGTGCTGATTTACACCGGGGAGGCATTTCGAATCGCCAAAGAACAACGCCAGATAGCAATCAATCGCCAGCGCTTAGCGGCACAATATTTAGCCGAATTTATCTTCTTTCATCAGCCGGATAGCTACCACTTGTGGTTGGTATTGCCGGAGCATTGGCAAGCGGATGCCTTTACGCTGGTCGCGAAAAATCGCGGTATTTTGGTCAGCAGTGCTTCCTATTTTAAAGTCGATCCATTGGCGGTGACGCCGAATGCGATCCGGCTGTCATTGATGGCAATTGAAGATGAGTCGGTGTTTATTACTACGTTAATGCAGTTGGTTGAAATTCTGAAAAACGAACGGGGACTAATTTGTATACATAGCTAA